The proteins below come from a single Parageobacillus thermoglucosidasius genomic window:
- a CDS encoding class I SAM-dependent DNA methyltransferase, whose amino-acid sequence MTYESFAYWYDALMNEAPYEQWQLFVQKKLKQYGRKGAKRILDIGCGTGELAIRLAKEGFLVTGVDLSENMLAIAQAKAETQHVAIEFFQQNMTEIEGFSSVDCATIFCDSLNYLLEENEVRRTFSRIYELLNEDGLLLFDVHSIYKIDHVFQDAVFASNGEEISYIWSCYPLSLPHSVEHELTFFVRGDDGTYERYDELHRQRTYEVVQYQQWLTEAGFAVLEITADFTDKAPSETSERIFFVAKK is encoded by the coding sequence GTGACGTACGAGTCGTTCGCATATTGGTATGATGCGTTGATGAATGAAGCGCCGTATGAGCAATGGCAGTTATTTGTGCAAAAAAAGCTGAAACAATACGGGCGCAAAGGGGCAAAACGCATTCTTGATATTGGATGCGGCACCGGAGAGCTGGCGATTCGGCTGGCAAAAGAAGGGTTTTTGGTAACAGGTGTCGATTTATCGGAGAATATGCTCGCTATTGCACAAGCAAAAGCGGAAACGCAGCATGTTGCAATTGAATTTTTTCAGCAAAATATGACGGAGATAGAAGGGTTTTCATCGGTTGATTGTGCCACGATTTTTTGCGATTCCCTCAATTATTTATTAGAAGAAAACGAAGTTCGGCGAACATTTTCGCGCATTTATGAACTGTTGAATGAAGACGGGCTGCTGTTGTTTGACGTCCATTCAATATATAAGATAGACCATGTTTTTCAAGATGCGGTATTTGCAAGCAATGGCGAGGAAATTAGCTATATTTGGTCTTGCTATCCGCTTTCATTGCCGCATAGTGTGGAGCATGAATTAACATTTTTCGTTCGTGGCGATGACGGAACATATGAACGGTATGATGAACTGCATCGGCAGCGCACATATGAAGTCGTTCAATATCAACAATGGCTGACGGAAGCGGGCTTTGCCGTACTGGAAATCACTGCGGATTTTACGGATAAAGCGCCAAGCGAAACGTCTGAACGTATCTTTTTTGTCGCCAAAAAATAA
- the rsfS gene encoding ribosome silencing factor: MTEQEILRLVVRAADDKKAENIVVLNMKGISLVADYFVICHGNSEKQVQAIAREIKEKAEEHHIPVKRVEGFHEAKWVLVDLGDIVVHVFDKEERSYYNLERLWGDAPLEDIASVLQQ; encoded by the coding sequence ATGACGGAACAGGAAATATTGCGATTGGTCGTGCGGGCAGCCGATGATAAAAAGGCGGAAAATATCGTTGTTTTGAACATGAAAGGCATTTCCCTTGTTGCCGATTATTTTGTTATTTGCCATGGCAATTCGGAAAAGCAAGTGCAGGCGATTGCTCGGGAAATAAAAGAAAAAGCCGAGGAGCATCATATTCCTGTTAAACGAGTGGAAGGGTTCCATGAGGCAAAATGGGTGTTAGTCGACTTAGGCGATATTGTTGTCCATGTTTTTGATAAAGAAGAACGCAGTTATTACAATTTAGAACGTTTATGGGGAGATGCGCCGCTTGAAGATATAGCGAGCGTGTTGCAGCAGTGA
- the yqeK gene encoding bis(5'-nucleosyl)-tetraphosphatase (symmetrical) YqeK has translation MERQEALTIVKKQLTEHRYQHTIGVMETAIKLAEQYGADVKKAELAAIFHDYAKYRPKEEMKQIILEQNMPSDLLAYNAELWHAPVGAYLVKTEVGIEDEDILNAIRYHTSGRANMTLLEKIIYLADYIEPGRIFPGVEEVRDLAKHDLNRALTKAVQNTIQFLLKKDQPVYPDTIHTYNSLIMEIKGESQ, from the coding sequence ATGGAACGACAAGAAGCGTTAACTATCGTTAAAAAACAATTGACAGAACACCGCTATCAACATACAATTGGCGTCATGGAGACGGCAATCAAGCTTGCCGAACAATATGGGGCAGATGTTAAAAAAGCGGAATTGGCAGCTATTTTTCACGACTATGCGAAGTACCGCCCGAAAGAGGAAATGAAACAAATCATTTTGGAGCAAAATATGCCAAGCGATTTGCTTGCTTACAATGCCGAGTTATGGCATGCTCCAGTCGGGGCTTATTTAGTAAAGACGGAAGTCGGGATTGAAGATGAAGATATCCTTAACGCGATTCGCTATCATACATCAGGGCGCGCAAATATGACATTATTGGAAAAAATTATTTATCTTGCCGATTACATTGAACCTGGCCGTATATTCCCGGGAGTAGAGGAAGTCCGAGATCTTGCAAAACATGATCTTAACAGGGCGCTAACGAAGGCAGTGCAAAATACGATTCAATTTTTGCTGAAAAAAGACCAGCCGGTTTATCCGGATACGATTCACACATATAATTCATTAATTATGGAAATAAAGGGGGAATCTCAATAA
- a CDS encoding nicotinate-nucleotide adenylyltransferase, with protein sequence MKKIGIFGGTFDPPHNGHLLMANEVLHALRLSEIWFMPNRIPPHKQHEQVTKSEDRLRMLELAIIDHPRFHIETIELEREGPSYTYDTMCQLLSLHPDDKFYFIIGADMVEYLPHWYKIDELVQLVTFVGVKRPGFSTKTSYPIIEVEVPQFAVSSSMIRDRVRNGKTIRYLVPECVRLYIEEKKLYGTTRSVNYR encoded by the coding sequence ATGAAAAAAATTGGGATTTTTGGAGGGACGTTTGATCCGCCGCATAACGGGCATTTATTAATGGCTAACGAAGTGCTGCATGCGCTGCGATTGTCAGAAATTTGGTTTATGCCGAATCGCATCCCTCCACATAAACAACATGAACAAGTGACAAAAAGTGAAGATCGCTTGCGTATGCTTGAATTAGCGATCATCGATCATCCGCGGTTTCATATCGAAACAATTGAATTAGAAAGAGAAGGGCCATCCTATACGTATGATACGATGTGTCAGCTGCTTTCGCTCCATCCAGATGACAAGTTTTATTTTATTATCGGTGCAGACATGGTGGAATATTTGCCGCACTGGTATAAAATTGATGAGCTTGTTCAGTTAGTGACATTTGTCGGCGTCAAGCGGCCGGGATTTTCCACGAAAACGTCTTATCCGATTATCGAAGTGGAGGTGCCGCAGTTTGCGGTATCGTCTTCGATGATTCGCGACCGGGTCAGAAACGGAAAAACGATTCGGTATTTAGTGCCAGAATGCGTAAGACTTTATATTGAGGAGAAGAAGCTATATGGAACGACAAGAAGCGTTAACTATCGTTAA
- the yhbY gene encoding ribosome assembly RNA-binding protein YhbY, with the protein MLTGKQKRFLRAKAHHLKPIFQVGKGGVGENMIKQIADALEARELIKVSVLQNCEEDRHVVAEQLARGAELVQVIGNTIVLYKESKENKQIVLPR; encoded by the coding sequence ATGTTAACAGGAAAACAAAAACGTTTTTTGCGGGCGAAAGCTCATCATTTGAAGCCGATTTTCCAAGTGGGAAAAGGCGGAGTAGGCGAAAATATGATTAAGCAAATTGCCGACGCGCTCGAAGCGCGCGAGCTTATTAAAGTGAGCGTGCTGCAAAACTGCGAGGAAGACCGCCATGTCGTCGCCGAGCAGCTTGCGCGGGGCGCGGAACTGGTACAAGTAATTGGGAATACGATTGTATTGTACAAGGAATCAAAAGAAAACAAACAAATTGTGTTGCCGCGCTAA